Proteins found in one Tsukamurella paurometabola DSM 20162 genomic segment:
- a CDS encoding ATP-binding cassette domain-containing protein yields the protein MTDPVPLCIEHLTVSGPQGTTLVDRLDLDIAAGEIVALVGESGSGKSLTGRAILGLLPDGVHATGSIRLLGRQVIGLAEAELRELRGPGAAVVFQEPQTALNPSQRIWRQIHQVLRAHRKVSSRVAKRRTVELLTDVGIPDPEIRAKQYPHQLSGGQKQRVVIALALAADPKLLIADEPTTALDVTVQAQILQLLRDLRDRRGLAVLLISHNLGVVADLADRVTVVRAGATIESAAVDELFTSPREGYTRELLAAVPRLPSSPGAAAETVAAPVADVRDLRVAFGGVHALDGVDLTIGAGEVVGLVGESGSGKTTLGRVLLGLERVGGGAVDIAARRLAVIHQDPYAALDPRWTVERIVAEPLRIGGERDRAVLRARAAELIDAVRLPAEVLRRRPRELSGGQRQRVAFARALSMSPELLVADEPTSALDVSVQADVLDLFRDLQAEFGFASVFITHDLAVVGQVADRVVVLRRGQVVEEGPARALLATPRSDYVRELVAAVPQPDPGAQRARRERRE from the coding sequence ATGACCGATCCCGTGCCACTGTGCATCGAGCACCTCACCGTCAGCGGGCCCCAGGGCACGACCCTGGTGGACAGGCTCGACCTCGACATCGCGGCGGGCGAGATCGTCGCCCTGGTCGGCGAATCCGGCTCCGGCAAGTCGCTCACAGGACGCGCCATCCTCGGACTCCTACCCGACGGTGTGCACGCCACCGGCAGCATTCGGCTCCTCGGCCGGCAGGTGATCGGGCTCGCGGAAGCCGAACTGCGCGAGCTTCGGGGACCGGGTGCCGCCGTGGTGTTCCAGGAACCGCAGACCGCACTGAACCCCTCGCAGCGGATCTGGCGGCAGATCCACCAGGTGCTCCGGGCACACCGAAAGGTGAGTAGCCGGGTGGCGAAGCGACGAACCGTGGAACTCCTCACCGATGTGGGAATCCCCGACCCGGAGATCCGGGCGAAGCAGTATCCGCATCAACTCTCGGGCGGCCAGAAACAACGCGTGGTGATCGCGCTCGCGTTGGCGGCAGACCCGAAGCTACTGATCGCCGATGAACCCACCACCGCACTCGACGTGACCGTGCAGGCTCAGATCCTGCAACTGCTTCGAGATCTGCGCGACCGACGCGGCCTGGCCGTGCTGCTGATCTCGCATAACCTCGGCGTCGTCGCCGATCTGGCCGACCGGGTCACCGTGGTCCGGGCCGGGGCCACCATCGAATCAGCAGCCGTCGATGAGCTGTTCACCTCGCCGCGCGAGGGCTACACGCGCGAGCTTCTAGCCGCCGTCCCGCGGCTTCCGTCGAGTCCGGGCGCCGCGGCCGAGACCGTCGCGGCGCCGGTCGCGGACGTCCGCGACCTCCGGGTCGCGTTCGGCGGTGTACACGCGCTGGACGGTGTCGACCTCACCATCGGAGCGGGTGAGGTAGTCGGGTTGGTCGGAGAATCCGGCTCGGGGAAGACCACGTTGGGCCGAGTGCTGCTCGGCCTGGAGCGGGTCGGCGGCGGCGCCGTCGACATCGCCGCGCGTCGGCTCGCGGTGATTCACCAGGACCCCTACGCCGCACTCGATCCGCGCTGGACGGTGGAGCGGATCGTGGCCGAGCCGCTGCGCATCGGTGGCGAGCGCGACCGCGCAGTGCTCCGGGCCAGGGCGGCCGAGCTGATCGATGCTGTCCGACTCCCCGCCGAGGTGCTACGACGGCGCCCCCGAGAGCTGTCCGGTGGGCAACGTCAGCGGGTGGCCTTCGCCCGGGCGCTCTCGATGTCCCCCGAGCTGTTGGTGGCCGACGAGCCGACCAGCGCCCTCGACGTCTCGGTGCAGGCCGACGTCCTCGATCTGTTCCGGGACCTACAGGCGGAGTTCGGGTTCGCGTCGGTGTTCATCACGCACGACCTCGCGGTGGTCGGCCAGGTGGCGGACCGCGTGGTGGTGCTGCGGCGCGGGCAGGTGGTGGAGGAGGGGCCTGCCCGGGCACTGCTGGCGACGCCTCGATCGGACTACGTGCGTGAGCTGGTCGCAGCGGTCCCGCAGCCGGATCCTGGTGCCCAGCGAGCACGGAGAGAGAGGCGGGAGTGA
- a CDS encoding ABC transporter substrate-binding protein, whose amino-acid sequence MSGISRRTVLFAGFGALGVSVLGSCSSAVDQAREANSAPGSDGGTLVLGSLSDIDPKSIYSQSVTTMALGLLVWDTLIRYDRVTRTPRPSVARAWAFAPDGRSLTLHLRDDVRFHSGRLLTAKDIAYAVSVYASDAAGSQLQGVAKAIAAVDSPDPHTAILRLSRPVPNLFDLLEFMLLVDSETAAELRAGTRFIGTGPFRFADREIASSARLVRNGDYWRGPARLDGVTLRVVRDSGALLTSIRAGQSDLVLDASPQALRQFRDESLYRITTGDVYDAAYYVGVNTTDPSLADKRVRQAISYAVNRERIATEVFGGVAQPSSAPWARSSPAYDQEDTGHYRRDLERARALLAGANGPRRLTLSYPTGLAVAPAIAAIVQNDLADVGVAVELDPREQAAFSPFLRTGKAQLWLGPHGFGQSDPATLAGGAAPFKPAGNLSKFTAPEYTALVARLQDGDATARPGVLREYTGYLLDQQFVIDLVVSPATYVSPARVKGLDWNLYKYIDLHGVTIR is encoded by the coding sequence GTGAGCGGAATCAGTCGCAGGACGGTGCTGTTCGCGGGATTCGGTGCCCTCGGCGTGAGTGTTCTGGGTTCGTGTTCCTCCGCCGTCGACCAGGCGCGCGAGGCGAACTCCGCTCCCGGGTCCGACGGTGGAACCCTGGTTCTGGGATCCCTATCCGATATCGACCCCAAGTCGATCTACAGCCAGTCCGTGACCACGATGGCACTCGGGCTATTGGTGTGGGACACCCTGATCCGCTACGACCGCGTCACCCGCACCCCGCGGCCCTCGGTGGCTCGCGCGTGGGCGTTCGCCCCCGATGGCCGGAGCCTGACGTTGCACCTGCGCGACGACGTGCGATTCCACAGTGGCCGTCTGCTCACCGCGAAGGACATCGCCTACGCGGTATCGGTGTACGCCTCCGATGCCGCGGGATCCCAGTTGCAGGGCGTCGCCAAGGCGATCGCCGCGGTGGACAGTCCCGATCCGCACACGGCGATCCTGCGGTTATCCCGGCCGGTGCCGAATCTGTTCGACCTACTGGAGTTCATGCTGCTCGTCGATTCGGAGACCGCCGCCGAACTGCGTGCGGGTACACGCTTCATCGGCACTGGACCGTTCCGCTTCGCCGACCGCGAGATAGCCAGTAGCGCCCGGTTGGTGCGCAACGGCGACTACTGGCGTGGCCCGGCTCGGCTCGACGGTGTCACGCTGCGCGTGGTCCGCGACTCGGGAGCATTGCTCACCTCGATCCGCGCCGGCCAATCCGATCTCGTGCTCGACGCCTCTCCGCAGGCACTGCGCCAATTCCGTGACGAGTCCCTGTATCGGATCACTACCGGCGACGTGTACGACGCCGCCTACTACGTGGGCGTCAATACGACTGATCCATCGCTCGCGGATAAGAGAGTGCGGCAGGCGATCTCGTACGCGGTGAACCGAGAGCGGATCGCGACGGAAGTCTTCGGCGGCGTGGCTCAGCCGAGTTCGGCGCCCTGGGCGCGGAGCTCGCCCGCCTACGATCAGGAGGACACCGGTCACTACCGCCGCGACCTCGAACGAGCCCGTGCCCTGCTCGCCGGGGCGAACGGGCCTCGTCGCCTCACGCTGAGTTACCCGACGGGCCTGGCCGTCGCGCCGGCCATCGCGGCGATCGTGCAGAACGACCTCGCCGACGTCGGGGTCGCAGTCGAGCTGGATCCTCGTGAACAGGCCGCATTCTCGCCCTTCCTCCGCACCGGAAAGGCTCAACTGTGGTTGGGCCCGCACGGGTTCGGGCAATCGGATCCCGCGACGCTGGCAGGTGGCGCCGCACCCTTCAAACCCGCCGGAAACCTGTCGAAATTCACAGCGCCCGAATACACCGCACTGGTGGCGCGGCTGCAGGACGGCGACGCTACTGCGCGGCCCGGCGTACTGCGCGAGTACACCGGGTACCTACTGGACCAGCAGTTCGTGATCGACCTCGTGGTCTCCCCGGCGACCTACGTCTCACCGGCGCGGGTGAAAGGTCTGGACTGGAACCTCTACAAGTACATCGACCTGCACGGCGTCACCATCCGCTAG
- a CDS encoding sensor histidine kinase, protein MDSRRSPSLATQVFLAQVALLITVAVLVTALVVWDDRGERDRAAQQQTTAVAVSVATSPETARAIASPDPTAALQERTSALARRLGVDFIVVMAPDRTRYTHADPERIGQPFSGNIDRALAGETFTETYTGTLGPSIRAVTPVYDDGGRLVGLVSAGVTRARLGDQLAATLPGVLLVSALALAFAIAASWLIERRVRRQTLGLAPAALRELYEHHDAVLHTLTEGVIVFDDSAPAGPAAVVNDEARRLLGLPNGAVHATDLPESLRGDGGLTDELHVTGDRVLLVNRHPVTGPTGRVGVVTTLRDRTELQGVLGELDSVRAFAEALSAQAHENANRLHAVVTMIELGRGDDAVEVATADLAASQGLIDRLATAAEPAVTALLVGKIADAAAAGVELTVAEGAELGGGPLDASEMLTVLGNLIDNAVDAAGPEGWVEISGGPDETGWALAVADSGAGMDPAEFERARTRGYSTKDASGRVHGRGLGLALVDRLVRRYGGSITATRNPATVEVHLPPGSTR, encoded by the coding sequence GTGGATTCCCGACGGTCCCCGTCGCTCGCCACCCAGGTGTTCCTGGCCCAGGTCGCGTTGCTGATCACCGTCGCCGTGCTGGTCACCGCCCTGGTGGTGTGGGACGATCGCGGTGAGCGCGACCGAGCCGCGCAGCAGCAGACCACAGCGGTGGCGGTCTCCGTCGCCACCTCGCCGGAGACGGCACGCGCGATCGCCTCGCCCGATCCGACGGCGGCGCTGCAAGAGCGCACCTCGGCCCTCGCTCGCCGGCTCGGGGTCGACTTCATCGTGGTGATGGCCCCCGATCGCACCCGGTACACCCACGCCGATCCCGAGCGCATCGGGCAACCCTTCTCCGGCAACATCGACCGCGCACTGGCCGGGGAGACCTTCACCGAGACCTACACCGGCACGCTGGGCCCGTCGATCCGCGCGGTCACGCCGGTGTACGACGACGGCGGCCGCCTGGTCGGCCTGGTTTCCGCGGGCGTGACCCGGGCACGGCTGGGCGATCAACTCGCGGCGACCCTGCCGGGAGTGCTGTTGGTGTCGGCGCTGGCGCTGGCTTTCGCGATCGCGGCATCGTGGTTGATCGAGCGCCGGGTGCGGCGGCAGACGCTCGGCCTGGCCCCGGCCGCTCTGCGCGAGCTGTACGAACATCATGATGCGGTCCTGCACACCCTCACCGAGGGGGTGATCGTGTTCGACGACTCCGCACCGGCGGGACCGGCCGCGGTGGTCAATGACGAGGCCCGGCGTCTTCTCGGCTTGCCGAACGGTGCCGTGCACGCCACCGATCTGCCCGAATCACTGCGCGGCGACGGCGGCCTCACCGACGAACTCCATGTGACCGGCGACCGCGTTCTCCTGGTGAACCGGCATCCGGTGACCGGCCCGACGGGGCGCGTCGGCGTTGTGACCACCCTGCGTGATCGCACCGAATTGCAGGGCGTGCTCGGCGAACTCGACTCGGTGCGCGCCTTCGCCGAGGCACTCAGCGCGCAGGCGCATGAGAACGCGAACCGGCTGCACGCGGTGGTGACGATGATCGAGCTGGGGCGCGGCGACGATGCCGTCGAGGTGGCCACAGCCGATCTCGCCGCCTCTCAGGGCCTGATCGACCGGCTCGCGACCGCGGCCGAACCGGCGGTCACCGCCTTGCTGGTGGGCAAGATCGCCGACGCGGCCGCCGCGGGCGTCGAGCTCACCGTGGCCGAGGGCGCCGAACTCGGCGGCGGTCCGCTCGATGCATCCGAGATGCTCACTGTGCTCGGCAATCTCATCGACAACGCGGTCGACGCCGCGGGGCCGGAGGGATGGGTCGAGATATCCGGCGGCCCGGACGAGACCGGATGGGCGCTGGCGGTCGCCGACAGCGGCGCCGGCATGGACCCCGCGGAGTTCGAGCGGGCTCGTACCCGCGGCTACTCGACCAAGGACGCGAGCGGCCGGGTGCATGGACGCGGACTCGGGCTCGCACTGGTCGATCGACTGGTGCGCCGATACGGTGGGTCGATCACCGCCACCCGCAATCCTGCGACCGTCGAAGTCCATCTGCCTCCGGGGAGTACGCGATGA
- a CDS encoding helix-turn-helix domain-containing protein, producing the protein MTETGRTSPPAERVVAVLEFLARHETERFGLSELARRVGLSKPTCLGIVTTLVDSGYLLRDERDKSYRLGPGLIPIGRAARKSLRADPAGGDILAGLWSMFGHPVSLSGVVGDRVTVLDVAVDPDRPAIVRVGDSYPFTPPIGLMYVLWDRTGRLEAWLSRDVSRPDGDRLARVIETCRADGYLVELLTPAGQQLYRLMAGVPGDIPAELRAVLGEVVAGIGDRVYLRGESEPGEHTVSVISAPVYDGEGAQAMVASLYVSADLDEAGIAERAAALTAAAARITARIGGG; encoded by the coding sequence ATGACGGAAACCGGCAGGACGTCGCCTCCGGCCGAGCGGGTGGTGGCCGTACTGGAGTTCCTGGCTCGGCACGAGACCGAGCGATTCGGCCTCTCCGAGCTCGCGCGTCGCGTCGGCCTCAGCAAGCCAACGTGCTTGGGAATCGTTACCACCCTGGTGGATTCGGGCTACTTGCTTCGCGACGAACGGGATAAGAGTTATCGGCTCGGCCCCGGTCTGATCCCGATCGGGCGGGCCGCCCGGAAGTCGCTGCGCGCCGACCCCGCGGGCGGCGACATCCTGGCCGGGCTGTGGTCGATGTTCGGCCATCCGGTTTCGCTGTCGGGCGTGGTCGGCGATCGGGTGACGGTGCTCGACGTAGCCGTCGATCCCGACCGGCCCGCCATCGTCCGGGTGGGAGACAGCTACCCGTTCACCCCGCCGATCGGCCTGATGTACGTGCTCTGGGACCGCACCGGGCGCCTGGAGGCGTGGCTCTCCCGAGACGTGTCCCGGCCAGATGGCGACCGGCTGGCCCGGGTGATCGAGACCTGCCGCGCCGACGGCTACCTGGTGGAGCTGCTCACCCCCGCGGGGCAACAGCTGTACCGGCTCATGGCGGGCGTGCCCGGTGACATTCCGGCGGAGCTGCGTGCCGTGCTCGGCGAAGTGGTGGCGGGCATCGGCGATCGGGTGTACCTGCGCGGCGAGAGTGAACCGGGTGAGCACACCGTGAGCGTGATCTCAGCCCCGGTCTACGACGGCGAGGGGGCCCAGGCCATGGTCGCCAGTCTCTACGTCAGCGCCGACCTCGACGAGGCCGGCATCGCCGAGCGTGCCGCGGCGCTCACGGCCGCGGCGGCCCGCATCACGGCGCGGATCGGCGGCGGTTAG
- a CDS encoding SDR family oxidoreductase: protein MSGLGLAEKVVVIAGAGPALGTTLAQRFAAEGAEVVLVARTAERLEATAAQIDGAVAITADITDEVSLAALAAQVRERFGRTDALINNAFTYPAMQRLVKTDPAHILESVNLMALGALRTVLAFREALAQAQGAVVNVNSMVIRHSDLRYGGYKAGKTAQLALAQSLATELGPQGIRINSVVPGWIWGDTLRAYFEYRASQEGGPSLDDQYTEAAAGSDLKRLPSEDEVASAVLFLASPAASGITGQTLDVNCGEYHA, encoded by the coding sequence ATGAGCGGGCTGGGCCTGGCTGAGAAGGTTGTCGTGATCGCCGGAGCGGGACCCGCACTCGGCACCACCCTGGCGCAGCGGTTCGCGGCGGAAGGCGCCGAGGTCGTACTCGTCGCCCGAACGGCGGAACGACTCGAGGCCACCGCAGCGCAGATCGACGGTGCCGTCGCCATCACCGCCGACATCACCGATGAGGTGTCGCTCGCCGCGCTCGCGGCGCAGGTGCGCGAGCGCTTCGGCCGCACCGATGCGCTGATCAACAACGCCTTCACCTATCCCGCCATGCAACGGCTGGTGAAGACCGACCCCGCGCACATCCTGGAGAGCGTGAACCTGATGGCGCTCGGTGCGCTGCGCACGGTACTGGCGTTCCGGGAGGCCCTCGCGCAGGCGCAGGGCGCGGTGGTGAACGTGAATTCGATGGTGATCCGCCACTCCGACCTACGCTACGGCGGCTACAAAGCGGGAAAGACTGCACAGCTCGCGCTCGCGCAGTCGCTGGCCACCGAGCTCGGACCGCAGGGCATCCGGATCAATTCCGTGGTGCCCGGGTGGATCTGGGGCGACACCCTGCGCGCCTACTTCGAGTACCGGGCCTCCCAGGAGGGCGGCCCGAGCCTCGACGACCAGTACACCGAGGCCGCTGCGGGGTCCGATCTGAAAAGACTCCCCTCCGAGGACGAGGTGGCCTCCGCCGTCCTGTTCCTCGCTTCTCCCGCCGCGTCCGGCATCACCGGGCAGACGCTCGACGTCAACTGCGGCGAATACCACGCCTGA
- a CDS encoding response regulator, producing the protein MKLRVLIVEDEPRIAEAHVAYVSRIEGFEVAGAVGTAADGIRAVSRAAGAGNPVDLVLADVGLPDRSGLDLAGDLAAMSPRPDVIVITSARDIDTVRTAVARGAMLYLIKPFTFAAFAAKLERYRDFRRTLGGGDVDQRDVDAALAALRDPAPAPSTPKGLAASTLGLITAAVRDAGEALGAGEVASRTGVSRVTAWRYLERLADDRVVERITDYGGRGRPEVRYRWL; encoded by the coding sequence ATGAAGCTGCGGGTCTTGATCGTCGAGGACGAACCGCGGATCGCGGAGGCGCACGTGGCCTACGTGAGCCGGATCGAAGGCTTCGAGGTGGCGGGTGCAGTGGGCACCGCGGCCGACGGGATACGCGCGGTCTCCCGCGCCGCCGGCGCCGGGAACCCGGTAGACCTGGTGCTGGCCGATGTGGGGCTCCCCGATCGCAGCGGCCTGGACCTGGCCGGCGATCTCGCGGCGATGTCACCCCGGCCCGATGTCATCGTGATCACCTCGGCACGCGATATCGACACCGTGCGCACCGCGGTGGCCCGCGGCGCGATGCTGTACTTGATCAAGCCCTTCACCTTCGCGGCCTTCGCGGCGAAGCTGGAGCGCTACCGCGACTTCCGTCGCACGCTGGGCGGCGGCGATGTGGACCAACGTGATGTCGACGCGGCGCTGGCCGCGCTCCGCGATCCGGCTCCGGCGCCGTCGACCCCGAAGGGGCTGGCCGCGTCGACCCTCGGCCTGATCACCGCTGCCGTGCGCGATGCCGGCGAGGCCCTCGGCGCGGGCGAGGTGGCGAGCCGGACCGGAGTATCCCGCGTGACCGCCTGGCGGTACCTGGAGCGGCTCGCCGATGACCGGGTGGTCGAACGGATCACCGACTACGGCGGTCGGGGGCGCCCGGAGGTTCGCTATCGCTGGCTCTAA
- a CDS encoding sulfotransferase family protein → MTTSHAGTDVGTVDDLHESAMRRTGLSDFGDSSDGYRDALQVLLDSYRDEARLTPEGSKISRVFLRGALSARLISEAAFTAHPEHAEVTIDRPIFVTGLPRSGTTALHRLLDADPGNQGLQMWLAEVPQARPPRETWAEDPVYRLLDEQYAQHHTEHPEFMGLHYMSASEVEECWQLLRQSLHSVSYECLAHVPSYARWLARQDWAPAYRRHKRNLQLIGSSEPDKRWVLKNPSHLFALDALFEVYPDALVVQTHRAPETIIASVCSLAQHATAGWSTAFTAETIGADQLDTWARGLTAFEDSRARQTAAGRGDQFVDVDYRDLVGDPLGTVAGIYDAFGLDLTDAARDSMSAMHDASRTGARRPNHTYSLADYGLTDAGVRARF, encoded by the coding sequence ATGACCACATCCCATGCCGGAACCGATGTCGGCACCGTCGATGATCTTCACGAATCCGCCATGCGCCGCACCGGACTGAGCGACTTCGGCGACTCGTCCGACGGCTATCGCGACGCCCTCCAGGTGCTGCTCGACTCCTACCGCGACGAGGCCCGACTCACGCCCGAGGGGTCGAAGATCTCCCGCGTCTTCCTGCGCGGGGCGCTCTCGGCCAGGCTGATCAGCGAAGCCGCGTTCACCGCACATCCCGAGCACGCCGAGGTCACGATCGACCGGCCGATCTTCGTGACCGGACTCCCCCGCTCCGGGACCACCGCACTGCACCGCCTGCTGGACGCGGATCCCGGCAATCAGGGCCTGCAGATGTGGCTCGCCGAGGTGCCCCAGGCCCGGCCACCGCGAGAGACCTGGGCGGAGGATCCGGTCTACCGCCTGCTCGACGAGCAGTACGCACAGCACCACACCGAGCACCCGGAATTCATGGGCCTGCACTACATGTCGGCCTCGGAGGTCGAGGAGTGCTGGCAGCTGCTGCGACAATCCCTGCACTCGGTCTCGTACGAGTGCCTGGCGCACGTGCCGTCGTACGCGCGCTGGCTGGCCCGCCAGGACTGGGCTCCGGCGTACCGGCGGCACAAGCGCAATCTGCAGCTGATCGGCTCGAGCGAACCCGACAAGCGCTGGGTACTCAAGAATCCCAGCCATCTGTTCGCCCTGGACGCGCTGTTCGAGGTGTACCCCGACGCACTCGTGGTGCAGACGCACCGTGCCCCTGAGACGATCATCGCCTCGGTGTGCTCACTGGCCCAGCACGCCACCGCTGGCTGGTCCACGGCATTCACCGCCGAGACCATCGGCGCCGATCAGCTGGACACCTGGGCGCGCGGCCTCACCGCCTTCGAGGATTCCCGCGCCCGGCAGACGGCAGCGGGTCGCGGCGATCAGTTCGTGGACGTGGACTACCGCGATCTGGTGGGCGACCCGTTGGGCACCGTCGCCGGAATCTACGATGCGTTCGGCCTGGATCTCACCGATGCCGCGCGTGATTCGATGTCGGCGATGCACGATGCCAGCCGCACCGGTGCCCGCCGCCCCAATCACACCTATTCCCTAGCCGATTACGGCCTCACCGACGCGGGGGTGCGCGCGCGGTTCTAG
- a CDS encoding ABC transporter permease yields the protein MKPPRTLIAGAVLLIVVVLAGLLAPLLGLVDPLHQIPGANLLPPGDGHPLGTDELNRDVLSRVLYGVRTSLIVTFSAVPIAALVGIGLGLSSTVSRALDTVLARLSDVVLAFPALMLAILITALRGPGTVTVVIAIAVAEIPVFLRLTRAEVLRLRETPYAEAARIAGASQGWILTRHVLPNALEPLAVQTALALSLGVFVEAGLSFVGVGVRPPEPSLGSVLAGAVHNWDANAGYAWGPLVAVVALSLALLLVARGFAGWRR from the coding sequence ATGAAGCCCCCGCGCACGCTGATAGCGGGTGCGGTGCTCCTGATCGTCGTGGTTCTGGCCGGGCTACTGGCACCCCTGCTCGGCCTTGTCGACCCGCTGCATCAGATCCCCGGCGCGAATCTCCTGCCGCCCGGAGACGGCCACCCGCTGGGAACCGACGAACTCAACCGGGACGTGCTCAGCCGTGTGCTCTACGGTGTGCGGACCAGTCTCATCGTGACTTTCAGTGCCGTGCCGATCGCCGCTCTCGTCGGCATCGGGCTGGGGTTGTCGAGCACCGTCAGCCGTGCCCTCGACACCGTCCTGGCGCGGCTGTCGGATGTGGTCCTGGCCTTTCCCGCTCTGATGCTCGCCATCCTCATCACCGCACTGCGCGGGCCGGGCACCGTGACCGTGGTGATCGCGATCGCCGTCGCCGAGATTCCCGTCTTCCTGCGCCTGACCCGCGCCGAGGTGCTTCGGCTGCGGGAGACTCCGTACGCCGAGGCCGCACGCATCGCCGGGGCGTCCCAGGGCTGGATACTCACCCGGCACGTACTGCCCAATGCACTTGAACCGCTTGCCGTCCAGACCGCGCTCGCGCTGTCGTTGGGAGTCTTCGTCGAAGCGGGCCTGAGCTTCGTCGGCGTCGGTGTACGACCCCCGGAGCCCTCGCTCGGTTCCGTTCTCGCCGGGGCGGTCCACAACTGGGACGCGAACGCCGGATACGCCTGGGGGCCGCTCGTCGCGGTCGTCGCGCTCTCTTTGGCGCTCTTGCTGGTGGCGCGTGGATTCGCGGGGTGGCGTCGATGA
- a CDS encoding SDR family oxidoreductase: MAEPSMTGRIVAVTGAGAGIGAATARLLAARGARVVLGDLDRDAAEAVAAEIRETGGRADAVTLDVTDEASFAAFLDIAESGGTLDVLINNAGVMWVGPFLDETAGSVQRQVAVNLVGPITGTRLAARRMLSRGRGHILTVASAASKLSPAGEATYSGTKHGVYGFLKAARRELRGTGVELSVVMPAVVDTALAAGTTTGAAAMLTPEAIAAAIADTVARPRFEVHVPRTVGLLHRLQTAAPQPVKDVLDRFLVPDQVRSADRAVRSGYERDALGGAD, encoded by the coding sequence ATGGCCGAGCCCTCCATGACCGGCAGGATCGTCGCCGTCACCGGGGCGGGCGCGGGTATCGGCGCCGCCACCGCCCGGCTGCTGGCCGCCCGCGGTGCACGGGTGGTGCTGGGCGATCTCGACCGGGATGCGGCCGAGGCCGTTGCCGCCGAGATCCGCGAGACAGGAGGGCGCGCCGACGCGGTCACCCTCGACGTGACCGATGAGGCCTCGTTCGCCGCCTTCCTCGATATCGCCGAATCCGGCGGCACGCTGGACGTGCTGATCAATAACGCCGGCGTGATGTGGGTGGGCCCGTTTCTCGATGAGACCGCCGGGTCGGTGCAGCGGCAGGTGGCGGTGAACTTGGTCGGGCCGATCACGGGCACCCGGCTGGCGGCGCGAAGGATGCTCTCGCGCGGCCGCGGGCACATCCTGACGGTGGCCTCCGCCGCCTCGAAACTCAGCCCGGCCGGAGAAGCCACCTACAGCGGCACCAAGCACGGTGTCTACGGCTTCCTCAAGGCTGCGCGGCGTGAGTTGCGCGGCACGGGTGTGGAACTGAGCGTGGTGATGCCTGCTGTGGTCGACACCGCCCTCGCCGCGGGAACCACCACGGGCGCGGCGGCGATGCTCACCCCGGAGGCGATCGCCGCCGCCATTGCGGATACCGTGGCACGGCCCCGGTTCGAGGTGCACGTGCCGCGCACCGTCGGGCTGCTGCACCGATTGCAAACCGCCGCACCGCAGCCGGTCAAAGATGTACTCGATCGGTTCTTGGTTCCCGACCAAGTACGCTCCGCAGATCGCGCAGTCCGATCCGGTTATGAGCGTGACGCCCTCGGTGGCGCCGACTGA
- a CDS encoding ABC transporter permease, protein MAALGVGRARAGWLVRRMGVATLTLLLASVVIFAVLHAVPGDPAVALAGADASPATLAALRAELGVDQPLITQYLRWLGGAVSGDLGSSYVIGGRIDSLLADGLRNTAALALAALAIAALIAALLSFATVASSARWLRAAVAGFEVLGIALPPFVTGVLLVELFAVVWPVLPAGGIPPRGYFADPGITVQYLLLPAVCLGIPVASTLTRFFSEALRTEWAKPYVLTARAAGVPTRRILVHGAARNALPPVITVFGVQAGQLIGSAVLVEAIFAWPGLGQLLGQGIAARDYPVVQAVLLVAVTAFIVIALLTDISYRILDPTRRTG, encoded by the coding sequence ATGGCAGCGCTGGGGGTCGGCCGCGCACGGGCCGGGTGGCTCGTGCGTCGAATGGGCGTCGCCACCCTGACCCTGCTGCTGGCCTCCGTGGTGATCTTCGCCGTCCTGCACGCGGTCCCGGGCGATCCCGCGGTAGCACTGGCCGGCGCCGATGCTTCACCCGCGACGCTCGCCGCATTGCGCGCCGAACTCGGCGTCGACCAGCCGCTGATCACGCAGTACCTGCGCTGGCTCGGCGGCGCGGTGAGTGGCGACCTCGGATCGTCGTATGTGATCGGTGGGCGGATCGATTCCCTGCTCGCCGACGGGTTGCGGAACACCGCCGCACTCGCTCTCGCCGCGTTGGCGATCGCTGCGCTGATCGCCGCGCTCCTCTCGTTCGCCACCGTCGCCTCGTCGGCGCGATGGCTGCGCGCTGCCGTCGCCGGATTCGAAGTGCTGGGAATAGCCTTGCCCCCCTTCGTGACCGGCGTACTGCTGGTGGAACTTTTTGCCGTGGTATGGCCGGTCCTGCCGGCAGGAGGCATCCCACCGCGAGGCTATTTCGCGGATCCGGGCATCACTGTGCAGTACCTCCTGCTTCCGGCCGTGTGCCTCGGTATCCCCGTGGCGTCCACCCTGACCAGGTTCTTCTCCGAGGCGTTGCGGACCGAGTGGGCCAAGCCCTACGTGCTCACCGCGCGCGCCGCGGGTGTCCCCACTCGGCGGATCCTGGTCCACGGCGCCGCACGCAACGCGCTACCGCCGGTGATCACTGTGTTCGGGGTCCAGGCCGGACAACTGATCGGCTCCGCCGTCCTGGTCGAGGCCATATTCGCGTGGCCGGGCCTGGGACAATTGCTCGGGCAGGGGATCGCCGCCCGTGACTACCCGGTCGTGCAGGCGGTACTGCTAGTCGCGGTAACCGCCTTCATCGTGATCGCACTACTCACCGATATCTCCTACCGGATTCTCGATCCCACGCGGAGAACCGGATGA